The DNA region TGCAATGTGCTATCAAATGTGCTGCTTATTAGAAAACCTGACAAACTGGTTGATgatttttaatttctctcttccATATGAGGGCAGGTAACTCACCGACAGGGAGTCCTCTCCAACTTGACTGCTGGCCAAAGCCATGAGGTTTGGAGAGTAGAACCTCTCATACATGGAGGCACCCTGACAGGTGTCAATTATGAAGAGCAGCTCATTGtacctggagacacacacacacacacaggatcatgtatattttaaaacaaaactgttgagAGAAGACACATCTGGCATAACACTCGTCCATTTGTTCCAGTAAAACCTGGTATCACACAGGTCTTTCATCCATCTTTCATACTGCAGTTGCCATggtcaccaaaaaaaaacatcagcttCATTCAGTCCCTCTAACACACCCACGCAAACagtttctccctccttcctccgtTTCTTCCTCTAATAAAGAGAAATTCATTTAAATGGCTTCCCCCTGTTTAGGCAAAATTATAAGACTTTTATATCCAGTTGACTGAAGTGAGGTGGCTTGGGGACGATGAAGGGAGGTGGCAAAGTCTCTATGGTGACTGTAATTTGGCATTTCAAGCCTGCAATTATCACATCAGCATCAAAGCTGGCGTCACTAAGCTTTTATCTAGCAGCCTGGGGTAACTGATTCTATTGATAGGTTTGGAGGACAATAGAGGCGCTGTTAGCAGAAAGCCACTTTTGCTCATTTAGTGTCTCACAAGTCACAAATTAAACACAGCAGCACCTTAAAAAGggatagttaaaaaaaaatacagatttgttgtgagcagtttcatgtaggaactattttctttctattttggggtgaactgtcctttTAAGAAGCAACCAATTCCGAGTCTCTCCTTCCTTCATAAGAGGTTGTGTTAGTATATGTATTATAGTAATTCCCTTGCTGTTATAGTGGCATATGATGTGTTACATTAGTTTATTAGGTTGGGCATTTATGGAAATGAGTCAAATCCAAGGCAGCTTCAACAGTACCAACACTGACATAATTCAGTAAAAAACTATAAAGCtgttataatcaatatttttatattaacaatggcttAAATGAATATGTAATTTGAAAGGGCTtcctcatagtgatgaacccactcTGTAGTTCTCTCAGCTCTATAGAGTATTTAACTTTCAGctgactgtttttgtttcacagtccacaactttacagttttggtTCCCTCTTTTTTCACTGACCTCTCCTGGCTGAAAGTTTAATGTTTGTTGTACATCTGACAACACCCAACACTGACATCTGTTGCACTTGTAGCCACATCTAACACCAATTTCACTGTGTACGGACCACACCCCAAATACACCGGAGGTAATCAAAAACAATACTTTGAGCCAGTGTTAATTTACTTCTTAAAAACTCCACCTTTTAGCACCAAAGCACTGTTGTAGCCAAGTGTTGTAAATGAGAGAATCGACAAACGCCATGCATTTGTACACTGTGTAGTGTATGAACAGAGAGCTAGTGCCTGTGCCACCAAAACAGTGTATATTTTAATTCCCTAAAGCACTGCATTACAAGaccaaataaacaacaacacacagagcCCATCTCTTCCAGAGAAGCTCCTCCAGAAGATGTTCATATCCATAGTTTGATAAGTTTCATGCCATTAAATGCTTGTTGACATGCTGCACTGTAAGTGGCCCTCAGCAGAAAGACAGACCTAGTGAAGTGGACTTGCAGTAGGAGAAACGCAGTATTTGATGTTACTTTACGAGGGACTTTTCCGATCTTATTTTTACGTAATTTTCCAGTTTATTTACCTTCTTTTCTGCCACATCTGCTCAAAAGCATCGGCCAATTCCACGTTACTAATCTCCTCAGAGTCCTGAAACTTCAGAAAGCCATTCCCGCCATGGCctgttaaacaaacacatattatcaataattaattcataatgcaaaaatatgataTCAAATGCAAAATAACAAGATACATGAGAAGCGCTGGCAGCAGCGCGCACTGTGTTGGAGAACCACTGAAACTCTGCTACAGCAGAGAGGACTGTGGCTACATTCAGCCACAGATaaataagataaagaaaaggtttgataaaaactgactcaactaaatatctttaaaatatatcacaagagtgtaaaaacacacatgactCACAAGACATGATGTGAAGTAATTATGAATATCTGGTAGATAATGGTCAGTGCTGCAGGTAATCAATTTACAGCTTCCTCATTGTGGTTGCCCTTTTTTGTCCCTTTGCATTTTGATTGTGGTGAAACAAACATTCCATCTAAAAACATTATAATACTATCAATTTCTTCATGATTTTACCTTCTGGGCAACTTCCTTGTCTTGTGGAGAATTTTATCATTCCCTTAGAGGACCAACCAAACACAGACGACCTGAAGTCATGTTAAAATACTATATTTCGAATGCAGATACAAGCAGCAAAATACTCCATGGAGAGCTTAGTATCCCAAAATGCAATGTACTAACAAGTTACAGAGTTCTGTCTAAGTAGTGCCATACAACTGTCACTTTTTCTCATCAAGAAAAACTGCTCTCACTATGTAGGGTTTCCTGCAATGTTTTATAGAGGAGGTGTGATACCTCTCCTGAAACAAACACCACCTCTGCAATCATCATAAACGTTAATTAATTTCAGTTAAATCAAACAATACCCTTTAGGGAAAAGGCCAAAGGCGCTATTTCTCACAATAATTGCCATATATTTAATGAGTGTGGCTATTGTTGCGGCCATCATCTACTACCTGAATTGATGACAAGATGCATCAAGATCTGAGTGGTTTAGCACCTTCAGCTAAATAAATTCCTGGTGAAAACCTTGCTATGATCTTGCTCTCTTCACCTACACATATAACTTAAAGCCATAAGGAGTATGTTTGCATCCTTTCTCTGTGGGTTGTTGAAAGTCATTCTTAACTAAAGCAGAGGTGTAaactctgtaggaaaagtgcatacacacagtaaTTGTAATGAGTGTAAGTGGAGTATTTGAGGCtggatttgtcctttaattaCCTGTGAGGTATATGAGGATGTTGCTCCGGTCATCAGAGAGGAGGCGTTTTGAGCGTGGAGTGCTGGGCGGCAGCCTTCCAGTCAAAACACGCAGGAAGTTCTCCACTGTCACCTGAAACATGGACAGGATACAAAATGGCAACAAATTTCTTAACTTAGCCGGGATTGGAAGTGATGAATTATACAATATACATCTTCTCATTCAATGCACATAGATAGAGGTTTAATAAAACTGTGAGCAATTTAAACAGTCATAACTTTTACCAATCAAAACactaaaacatttcacacactAAACTTTCAGTAGGGACATTATAAGgtaacagactttttttttcctgctatacttatcttttaattaaatgtaaaaatcaattACTCATTgtattcttttcttctttttcacccCTTTTCTTGCACACAATTACcgtttgacagcaaacatggattattcatatttaaaaaaaacagcacaaagcaaagtaaataatcaaaaacaaacagtgaaaaagaGCAGATACACCAGTGGGACTCccataacaaacaaaacacttggGCGCTCCTCTATTTGCGAATGCATATGATATCAAGTAATTTCCTGCTCAACAGGGAGAGCAAACACTGGACAAACAGTGTCGATCACAGCCCTCTCCAAATCCCTACTGCACCTGTATGATATCAGTCTACATAAGTGTTGTTATATAGTACTCAGTTTTTATAAAGCAGGTGAAACACTAGATGGAATACCTCCACCAGTGCTGCACAGTTGTCAAGATGTGCAAGTAACACATTTCAggttttaagtaaaagtatccaAGTCTTACACCTCTTTACCAGACTTTTCCATTAAATGGGCACATACATACAGACGCACACATTTAATAACTGTACCTGAAGTTTAAAATGAGATATGCTGGTTCAAACTCTAGCCAATGGGGTAAGAATTGATCTTGCTTCCAatataagaaaatgtattttgagattattatttgttttatccTTGTGGAGAAATCTGCCTTTTTCAGCCATCAAGATACTGACATGTAGAAATTGGACTTTGAAAATCTTGAGGCCGGTGGAAAATGTACTGAAAAGTAAGAGGCATTTCAATTCAAACAGCTCGTAAAGAGCAGAACTGACTTGCTatgaaagacatttttacagttgTGTGTGTAACTGCCTGACAGCAATGTGAACCGACCTCGTATCCTCTGTAGTCCACCTCCACATCATCACCGTACACATTCAGCTCCATGTTCTTGTGGCTAAACACTGTGGCAGGTTTGGGGTTTCTGTGGTTACAAGCCATGTCATCAGCCAGCATGAGAACTATGtggctgggggaaaaaaaaatagacagaggccattcaaaatgattacattAGAAAATGAGTGAAAGGACTAATGCTGTCAAACACATGCTCAGTGGAAGGTTATCTCGTTAAATACCATTATAGTGAGGATTAgtgacattacattacattcattttgcagCGTTTTTGTACAaagcaactttaaaaaaattcttccacatacacagacaaaggGAAGAAATTCGGGTTCAGCGTCTTGCTCAAGGaaacttcgacatgtggacaggaggagccagTGATTGAACCACCAACCCTATAAATTTACTTTGCTGGTATAATGAACCTACTTGATAATATGTCATCTTATCATTATATAAAACAGGTAATGTGCAGAATAATATGATTCCACCAAAAGTTTGCCACAGTTGTATTGGTGCAGACACTAATGAGTGaatgtcattttaaacaacaaaaagcagtAGCATTTTGCATTCTTATATTTTTCATGAGAGGCACCTGATTGCTGCTCATTTTAGCTGTACTCTAGCCAGGAGGGTGAAAAGGCCTCTGAAGCAACATTGTTTTGGAGGCTGGCCTAAATTTGGCCTCAATTCATGACAGGCCAAACTTTAGTTGAGGACACCCCAATAGGAGCTTCCTGGTAGCCCAGAGGTGTGCCTACAGTATCCTCAACATCCCCAGTTCAAGTATGGCAGGGGACCTTTGTCACATGTAATCCATTTGTCCCTCACTTTCCATGTTTCTTGTTGCTCTCTCCAGCAGAGTAGCCAAATAAACATAGCATATTGGATTAGAGCTTTAAGAtttcttaatttgttttgatGGACATGCATTGCTTGTACTGTTCTGCACCTCATGGTGTGTGCGAGCGTGCTCACAGAATTATAAACTATGTTCCTCTCTACTGTTAAAACTACAGTCAAACAACAATACACCGACAGTCAGATGACTAGTTGACTGTAGTGCATGTTCTCATGTTGTGGAAACCATGACTGGTCAATATCTGATGTTTGAGAAAAGGCTTATACCTGCACCTAAACATCAACACctcataaatatattattatttgatgCCTGTCTGTGCCTCTCGATTAATATCACCATTAAATATCTAAAGGTGGCACAATAAGTGAGACATAATAAGGACAGAAATTTGATCACAGATACCTGTCAGGAATGCCCAGCCTCTTAACACTTCTGTAGACGGACAGAGTATTGGCCACATGACGGTAGTTGAACCAGAATCTGGATGTACACACCTGTGTATCAGACACATAAGACGCAAATAAGGGGGTTTGTCAGGCACAaacatatttctgctgctcCCATCATTAATGCAGAAAATCAATTAGCACAGTAACGTTACTCAGCCTCTTGCAAAGCTGTAACATCAATGAATACTCACCAGAACAGCCCAGTTGTTAGTATGACCACTGGCGAATAACTGCCCTGCGGTATCCTGAGAAACAAGTAGaggaaaatgaattaataaatgttAGTATTTTTGGTTTCGGCTCGTACAAGCAACCAGACTTATCACCAAAACAGCTAGCATGACAGCACAGAAGGCTAACATGGGGACGACATTTCAGGTAAAattcaacataaaacaaacGAATGGGCGGGAtattcatgcatgcatgcaaagaAAACATACACTCACTTCGATGTTAATGCTGTTCGCTAAAAAGTATGTGGAAAAAAAGCTCAACAAAGTGAGTATTTTCATTGTGCAGCACTGTTAGCACTGTTAGCTATGTGCAACAAGGAAGTGAAAACCGGTGGCTCCGCCCAGTAAGTGCTTCCGGTAGgagacatttcaaaacaaaatcttcGGTCTGGAGAatgtggattaaaaaaaaaatcatacatttttaaccTGGTAGAAAAAGGGCATGTCAAAGTTCTTAGTAAGCTGCTCGACCTCAGGGTCATATGCCAAGATTTTTTATGGCCGAACTGGTAAATCATCTCTATTTAAAGATGGTgctgacacatactgtagatcatAAAACACTGTTAGTTTGTCCTTGTtgtgattaattatttattgttttctaacttaaaataaaatggaatatgGGTCAGGAGAATATTTCATTTTGGTCTACTGCTGTATATGCTCGTACCAATTATGTATCCTCCCCAATACATAAAGTATAGCTTGCTCTCAGGGAAATACATTGCATACATGTTAGTTGTAagtgaaagacaaataaataagtaaataaataaatatgcaaaactCTGTTAAGAACTTGAGTACAAAAGTAGATCATTTTTGTTGATTTCGTCCCCATACCCCTATAGATACATATGCTTATGTATGTATTAATATAAAttattgtccttttttaaatcaggcAATTTGACATCATCATTGCTCTGAACTTACATGAATGcccactgaaaacaaaaactatattgtgtaaaatgtttaaaaaataaaattatgttttaaattgttttaattgcactttgcaaccatttgaataccgctcagatcaccctcccgttccaagcatGTAGCACTCGCGAAAAACGCaaaaaacgtgaaaggcccaatctagagccagtgtttagtttgtgtatggcggtgcaacatggcagcatCCATGAAAGGGGACTCGCTGCATTATTCTTTTCCCACCAGCACTCCCTATGATTGGCTAGTACTTGTTGCTTCTGTTGGTTaggttggttaaggttagggttagggtggggttagggttagggacagccaatcagaggcagagtaggggcgGGACTTGGCGGAAAGCTGGTGGGCAAAAAATTATgtggacccactccctctgtagataaaaacggcttattctaaggtaacgcaaatacaacgattcttattttcaggtgatcatacactaatgaaaacatacttatacttataaatattatattccatttctgccaatagctcctcctaaatgttacacactggacctttaattaaCTTAATATTGGTGGATCAGTGCTGATAAGATTGCTGAGAGTGACTActagtatgtgtatgtgtggcttATCATTAaatggacagagacagaatTCTTCCGGGAGTGAACAAATCGTTTTCAAACCTAAAATCAACAGAACCAGGATTATAATTAATAACAGTAAATGCACGTATGGGGACCACTCAATGGGATATCATGAGAGAATTATTTTATGGATTTGCAAATTGGACTTCACTGTGTTATTTGATTTCAACTGTagcaaatgttttcatattcCTGCCAACCAGTTCCCTACAGATTCATGTCTCCCTCTAGTTGTTTTGGTTAAggtttttgtttcttgtttgaaaaatttgaaaaataaatgtatttaatattacaGGGACACATAATGGATTTTTCCTGTATGTTTCATTGTGGTTTTACAATGATTTCTTTAGTGTTGTGGTTTCTTTGAGTGGTTTTACATTATGTGGCAATACATTTTCAAGTAAGGGGTTAAAGTAGACTGCATGTCTAGATTTGGTCATACTATATGGCTGATACActgatgagagaaaaaaaaagccaattAGACATAAAATGACGCTGACAGTTTCATATTCAAATGCCCTCTCCAGCTAATTGGTAAGGGCCTTCGCAATGAGAAGTGACATTGATATCACAGGCAGCAGATGTCAAAATACATGTCATGTTACTGCTGAAGTGTTTGGGAGCCCTGCAGTAAGGTGAAGctatgaaaaaaacatatacttAATGCAATTCTAATGTAACATTACTGCGCACCAAGCAGAAGGTCTGGTGGAAAAGCAGCATCAAAATCAGTTTTGACACACCACAGGGCGCCTTTACAGGTCTGCCAACCGTTTAATCCTCCGGACGACTCCAACTTCTGCTGCTTTTTGACCTGCAGCATCACTCTCTCTTTGCCTGCACAGAGCTCATCATAGTAATGTCCTCCTCCAAATGCATCACATTAGTGAAAATGCAAAGGCAAGGATTCTGCGCCAACAAAACAGTTCTCAGTCGCATGAATCGAATCATTGTTCCATTTTCAATCCATAAATTAACATATACTGTCAGGCTGTTTTGTCCTCAGAAGTGACTGATTCTTGGTCATGCATGAAATGTTATTCAGATGAAATGAGCCTCACTTTCTAACACACTGATGTCACCAAACTAATCTAAAGTTGGTCTGTGATATAAGCAACAAGGAGACAAGTCAGCTATCCAGTTGTCAAGAGGATTAGTGGCCTATAAGGATCAAATCCTATGGGACAAACCAGACAGTCAAACTGGCCTATTCCTGTGTTGCCTAAAAAAAGTCATGTGACCGGTGGAATTCAACTTTtgaactgtttgttttcatacCCAAACTAAAGATATACTTATTGTTATGCAAGCTATATTTAGCTGCACTGAAAGGTTTCACTGTTAGTTTGCACCAGTATATGATGCAGTCAATCAAATATTTTGGGCTGTTATGCTTTGGTAGTGGTAAAGTTGTGATACAGTGATTTaagtgtcattagttttattCTATGACAAAAACGTCAGGAAagccatgagatgtggttgaaaactTCAGAAACACAAATTAAGTGGAtcttgtatttatattttagtgtAAAAACGGTTAAGGTGCAACTCTGCCCTTGTTGTTTTCTGACAGGGTGGATGAGGAAAAGCAAAACTCACATATTCATAATTCCTTGCCCGATGACAGTTCTGTAACTTATCGATTCAATTTCACCACCAAGTTCACAGGCTGACTGTAAACGAGTGAAAAACGCCAAGTAGAGGCGGTGCGTGCGTTTTTTGGCACAGCGCGCAACCTCTGTGCCAACGTCAAGGCACACATGGTGCGTGCTGGAAACGGAGCGCTGTAGGAGGGGAGACGGACAAGCCACGCATCAGCATCACCGAGGAGGGTGGCGCGGTGGCATCGCATGCAGGAATCCAGTTGTAAAGTCCACGCACGAGGCAAAAATGCGCTGAGGGGAAACTGTCTGGATCTCAATTGTTAACCACAGATTACCTTACGGCACTGAGACAtctgaaggaggaaaaaaagacgCTCCGGACAAGTTGTGATTTCGGAGGAAATCCGACTGGAGATGAATACCAACGATGCCAAGGAGTATCTCGCGCGGCGGGAGATACCTCAACTATTTGAGGTGAGATATGTGCGCTTTGTGGGGATGATGAGATGAtttgacagtgtttttttacacaaagaTTCATGTTACTCATCGATGCATTGCAAAATGCCTGTCAGAGTCACGGCAAAGACATCTTTATGATATGTAATACACCTTGTTATGGTTGATGTAGGTGTGGATATGCGCGTCTCTCTGaaagcttcttcttcttgattAAAATAGTGCTCTCAATGAGAAGGGAAACCctactgattaatcattttacaaaTTGCTTcctgaaattgtgtttttatagtaATATGTAATCATAATTAGTCAAACTGTAAACGAAATAGACTGTCCTCCCCTCCTTTGC from Siniperca chuatsi isolate FFG_IHB_CAS linkage group LG13, ASM2008510v1, whole genome shotgun sequence includes:
- the pigk gene encoding GPI-anchor transamidase isoform X2, with protein sequence MKILTLLSFFSTYFLANSINIEDTAGQLFASGHTNNWAVLVCTSRFWFNYRHVANTLSVYRSVKRLGIPDSHIVLMLADDMACNHRNPKPATVFSHKNMELNVYGDDVEVDYRGYEVTVENFLRVLTGRLPPSTPRSKRLLSDDRSNILIYLTGHGGNGFLKFQDSEEISNVELADAFEQMWQKRRYNELLFIIDTCQGASMYERFYSPNLMALASSQVGEDSLSHQPDLAIGVHLMDRYTFYLLEFLEDIHPASKANMNDLFKVCPKSQCVSTPGHRTDLFLRDPGSVLITDFFGSVRKVEITMETINLTDPIKLVEQNAVNGELQKEKYSYVDQLPVSEIIHQKPKQKDWHPPDGFILGLWTLILLVFFKTYGMKHLKHIF
- the pigk gene encoding GPI-anchor transamidase isoform X1, yielding MKILTLLSFFSTYFLANSINIEVSDTAGQLFASGHTNNWAVLVCTSRFWFNYRHVANTLSVYRSVKRLGIPDSHIVLMLADDMACNHRNPKPATVFSHKNMELNVYGDDVEVDYRGYEVTVENFLRVLTGRLPPSTPRSKRLLSDDRSNILIYLTGHGGNGFLKFQDSEEISNVELADAFEQMWQKRRYNELLFIIDTCQGASMYERFYSPNLMALASSQVGEDSLSHQPDLAIGVHLMDRYTFYLLEFLEDIHPASKANMNDLFKVCPKSQCVSTPGHRTDLFLRDPGSVLITDFFGSVRKVEITMETINLTDPIKLVEQNAVNGELQKEKYSYVDQLPVSEIIHQKPKQKDWHPPDGFILGLWTLILLVFFKTYGMKHLKHIF